One Cryptococcus neoformans var. grubii H99 chromosome 3, complete sequence genomic region harbors:
- a CDS encoding thymidylate kinase — MSTSTRGAFIVFEGLDRCGKSTQVDRLVQRLEHQGHRARLQKFPDRTTQIGKMIDAYLQSKTEIDDRAIHLLFSANRWECSATIRRDLANGVTVIADRYAFSGIAFSVAKGLPFDFCLQPDAGLPLPDVTLYLTLSPEAAAKRSAYGEERYESVSVQQAVRQQFKLVADEIKKRHGSDKWIEIEADGTIEDVEERIWSQISDVVEHSNGDIGDLWSR; from the exons ATGTCGACTTCCACCCGAGGTGCCTTCATTGTTTTCGAAGGACTAGACCGTTGTGGAAAATCAACACAAGTGGACCGCCTAGTCCAGCGTTTAGAGCATCAGGGCCATAGAGCGCGCCTACAAAAGTTCCCTG ACAGAACAACGCAAATAGGGAAAATGATTGACGCCTATCTGCAATCCAAAACTGAAATAGATGACCGTGCTAtccaccttctcttcagcGCCAACCGATGGGAGTGCTC AGCAACCATCCGGAGAGATCTAGCCAATGGCGTAACAGTCATCGCTGACCGTTATGCGTTCTCCGGTATAGCTTTTTCAGTGGCCAAG GGCCTACCTTTTGATTTCTGCTTGCAACCAGATGCGGGACTTCCACTTCCGGACGTAACACTATATCTCACCTTATCCCCAGAAGCAGCCGCCAAGCGTTCCGCATATGGTGAAGAGCGCTATGAGTCTGTTTCTGTTCAACAAGCCGTCCGACAACAGTTCAAACTTGTCGCCGATGAAATTAAAAAACGACATGGCTCTGACAAATGGATTGAGATCGAAGCTGACGGGACAATCGAAGACGTTGAAGAACGAATATGGTCGCAGATCAGTGACGTTGTGGAACATTCAAACGGAGACATTGGGGATCTTTGGTCAAGATAA
- a CDS encoding glucan endo-1,3-alpha-glucosidase agn1 yields MAPIIEAAIILLALAGNVVEAKPLRTPGRHAPPGVANVLASSKRSLHNLLARYYGTAHGLSKPPSLPTKRDTSLPDGWSTFGCVAESYDERLLQGFAFSSSSLTPLLCVTQCTKLGYTMAGTEYGDECYCGDNFNGNGGGMAPSSICNMPCEGDTSEMCGNSWYLNLYMYNSSALPLCGGPTSTVSAPAEETSSLLSTYYSSFESSVTASSSLASASSTDAAISANSSTSVMSASATTTVSSGTIEATGSETNSVSGDTSLAPTTSSAATSTSTSPVHEDSDDSSEWNALGCGLDSEDRILSSYFISLDNMTVDSCLTICENRGYVFAGLQFSDECYCGNSLLQSTSYDSTRCDMSCAGDSEDTCGGSWAIELFELISSPSSTCTDSLSTETATTVLATSTTSGFNTASTTAIASSTNSASSSVIVTSKYTGETVSSGQATEATTVTESTTGSETANVSVTSESVIAPTSTTSTESTASAIPTSVPSSSSTHQVWAHYMVGNTYPYTASNWASDISAALAAGIDGFALNIGSDNWQPARVADAYSAAASTGFKMFLSLDMTVLSCSSSSDAANLVSIVQKYANAAAQATYEGKVLVSTFAGSDCAFSWQSDFVDVLSSAGIDIFFIPSIFSDVSTFSSNIWMDGELNWNSGWPMGAEDITVASDETYMTALGDKVYMPAVSPFFYTHFGANSWNKNWLYRSDDWLYCTRWEQLIAMRESVKMTEILTWNDYGESSYIGPIQGALPAGSETFVDGFTHTGLYSLTNYYATAFKTGAYPMITEDEIIMWARPHPHDATASSDPIGRPTGWSYTDDYLYAVVLTTGSATVTLTSGSITETFSVSAGLTKLKVSLSEGSISGSISRSGRTVASYNAGSAFTYTTSPITYNFNYFVGSSSS; encoded by the exons ATGGCCCCCATCATTGAAGCTGCCATCATTCTTCTAGCCCTTGCGGGAAACGTTGTGGAGGCTAAGCCTCTGCGCACTCCCGGTCGACATGCGCCCCCAGGCGTGGCTAATGTCCTTGCTTCGTCCAAGAGGTCTCTTCATAATCTTCTTGCCAGGTACTACGGAACTGCCCACGGGCTG AGTAAaccaccttctcttcctacCAAACGTGACACGTCTTTACCGGACGGGTGGTCAACATTTGGTTGCGTCGCCGAGTCTTATGATGAGCGTTTACTGCAAGGATTTgcattttcatcttccagccTTACACCTCTCCTTTGCGTCACCCAATGTACAAAATTAGGGTATACGATGGCAGGCACCGAGTACGGCGATGAG TGTTACTGTGGCGATAATTTCAACGGAAATGGCGGCGGTAtggctccttcttccatctgcAACATGCCATGCGAGGGTGATACAAGTGAGATGTGCGGCAATAGTTGGTATCTTAACCTCTATATGTACAACTCCAgcgctcttcctctttgtGGCGGGCCTACCAGCACGGTTTCTGCTCCTGCGGAAGAAACTAGTAGTCTTTTGTCTACGTATTACTCGTCCTTCGAATCCTCTGTAACAgcctcctcatctttggCGTCTGCATCTTCAACGGATGCCGCCATTAGCGCCAATTCATCGACCTCCGTAATGTCTGCTTCCGCTACTACGACAGTATCCTCAGGCACTATAGAGGCAACCGGATCTGAGACCAATAGCGTCTCTGGTGATACCTCTCTAGCACCGACGACCAGTTCTGCAGCGACATCCACTTCGACTAGTCCCGTACATGAGGACTCTGACGACTCTTCCGAGTGGAATGCGCTTGGCTGCGGCTTGGACTCCGAGGACCGAATTCTATCGTCATACTTTATAAGCCTTGACAATATGACTGTTGACTCTTGTCTCACAATCTGCGAAAACCGTGGATACGTGTTTGCGGG CTTGCAATTCTCCGATGAGTGTTATTGTGGAAACTCTTTACTCCAATCTACAAGTTACGACAGCACCCGGTGTGATATGAGCTGCGCTGGGGATTCCGAGGATACTTGTGGTGGTTCTTGGGCTATTGAACTCTTCGAGCTCATCTCATCACCTTCAAGTACCTGTACCGATAGTCTGTCCACCGAGACTGCAACCACAGTTCTTGCTACCTCAACTACTAGTGGGTTCAACACTGCAAGTACCACCGCAATTGCGAGTAGCACAaactctgcttcttcctcagtCATTGTTACCTCCAAATACACAGGCGAAACAGTCTCATCAGGACAAGCTACAGAAGCAACTACTGTTACCGAGTCAACGACGGGATCTGAGACAGCCAATGTTTCCGTCACGTCGGAGTCCGTCATTGCCCCAACTAGTACGACTTCTACGGAGTCCACCGCTTCTGCAATCCCAACTTCTgtcccctcttcttccagcacACATCAAGTCTGGGCTCATTATATGGTCGGTAATACATACCCGTATACTGCTTCAAACTGGGCTAGTGACATTTCTGCCGCTTTAGCGGCTGGTATTGATGGGTTCGCACTCAACATAGGTTCCGACAACTGGCAACCCGCTCGTGTAGCAGATGCGTACTCTGCTGCCGCTTCTACAGGCTTTAAGATGTTCCTGTCTCTTGACATGACCGTTCTCAGCTGTTCGTCATCTTCGGATGCCGCAAATCTCGTGTCTATCGTTCAAAAGTACGCAAATGCGGCCGCTCAAGCCACTTACGAGGGCAAGGTACTCGTCTCCACCTTTGCTGGTTCAGATTGTGCTTTCAGTTGGCAGTCAGACTTTGTGGACGTTCTCTCGTCTGCTGGGATTGACATCTTCTTTATTCCTAGTATCTTCTCGGACGTCAGCACGTTCTCTTCCAACATTTGGATGGACGGTGAGCTCAATTGGAACTCTGGATGGCCGATGGGAGCCGAGGACATCACTGTTGCGTCAGATGAGACGTACATGACCGCTCTTGGCGACAAAGTATACATGCCTGCTGTGTCTCCGTTCTTCTACACTCACTTCGGTGCCAATTCTTGGAATAAGAACTGGCTTTACCGATCCGATGATTGGCTCTATTGCACGCGATGGGAGCAACTCATAGCCATGCGTGAGAGTGTAAAGATGACGGAAATTCTTACTTGGAACGATTATGGAGAATCCTCTTACATTGGTCCTATTCAAGGTGCTCTTCCTGCAGGGTCTGAGACCTTTGTTGATGGCTTCACGCACACTGGCCTTTACTCCCTCACCAATTATTATGCCACTGCGTTTAAGACCGGCGCCTATCCGATGATCACAGAAGACGAAATCATCATGTGGGCCCGCCCTCACCCACATGATGCGACTGCCTCGTCCGACCCCATTGGCAGACCTACAGGCTGGTCTTACACCGATGATTATCTGTACGCAGTAGTCTTGACGACCGGCTCTGCTACCGTGACACTCACATCAGGTTCTATCACCGAAACATTCTCTGTCTCAGCCGGTCTCACTAAGCTCAAGGTCTCTCTGTCCGAGGGTTCCATCTCCGGTTCAATTTCTCGTTCGGGCCGCACGGTCGCTTCTTATAATGCGGGCTCCGCCTTCACGTACACTACCTCGCCCATCACTTATAACTTCAATTACTTTGTTGGATCCAGCTCTTCATAG
- a CDS encoding glutathione transferase, producing MSETDVIIIPTFPPSPPTTSSSRMISTSPEWFSAPVKPPYKPSPLSISIPIRPLPVMDSDSDSDINQEHGSLSSEAPTPPLSPSDTVSSIEMTGKASSYSTWSSGSDGDTEDVIVTPSCQRPSYQRRNSPSSYFDLDPCRGKKGSRSRSPGVPVSGLIEPMWKLEEKEKSEVKVKSTGTNKLLEPFQMAFPTKKNTNIHYVLDEDSFVLTHVPAKVVSLSAFKPRLPRVPRWQRPIVITVMSIILFGSLCMVSWFQQSLINAERSVAVRKGEWMVKHAAIAKAESDQMVDTEPGYKPAKPQHHPLKAQSKLSKRVDEDQKPFKKVNFHMTKDEELAALMSFIAGTSANALPPIDSENELSLEGFLPFDPRSPHAKAELEELVRTQWEINPIMVLGNMRDPMMREARALFKRYNVKPAPFYVDIDQRSDSAYLSATLEHILGKQTGPYVLLAGKNIGSTSKLIELETKGDLIDTVKGAGASIAKKLKKNKHQKEEERKENERVLGPQRIEDA from the exons ATGTCCGAAACGGACGTCATTATT ATACCCACTTTTccaccttcccctcctACTACATCGTCGTCACGAATGATATCCACTTCGCCTGAGTGGTTTTCAGCACCCGTAAAGCCCCCTTATaagccttctcctctttcaatTAGCATACCAATCCGTCCCTTACCCGTCATGGACTCCGACTCCGACTCCGACATTAATCAGGAGCACGGgtctctttcctccgagGCCCCCAcccctcctctttcaccttcGGATACAGTTTCCTCGATCGAGATGACAGGCAAAGCCTCGTCTTATTCTACATGGTCCAGTGGCTCTGACGGTGACACTGAAGATGTCATTGTCACTCCTTCCTGTCAACGCCCGTCCTATCAGCGTCGGAATTCCCCAAGCAGTTATTTTGATCTCGATCCTTGCAGAGGCAAGAAAGGCTCTCGCTCAAGATCCCCCGGCGTTCCAGTCAGCGGACTAATTGAGCCGATGTGGAAACtagaggaaaaggagaagtcCGAAGTCAAAGTCAAATCTACAGGGACAAACAAGCTCCTTGAGCCTTTCCAGATGGCATTTCCTACCAAG AAAAATACCAACATACATTATGTTCTCGACGAGGATTCTTTCGTTCTTACCCATGTGCCTGCAAAGGTAGTGTCACTTTCTGCCTTCAagcctcgtcttcctcggGTACCTAGGTGGCAGCGGCCCATTGTCATTACTGTCATGTCCATTATTCTTTTCGGCTCTCTTTGCATGGTTTCCTGGTTCCAGCAATCGCTCATCAACGCTGAACGTTCTGTAGCGGTCAGGAAGGGGGAATGGATGGTAAAACATGCTGCAATTGCCAAAGCTGAGTCAGAT CAAATGGTTGACACTGAGCCCGGCTATAAACCAGCGAAGCCCCAGCATCACCCTCTCAAAGCTCAGTCAAAGCTTTCAAAACGTGTTGACGAGGACCAGAAACCCTTTAAAAAGGTCAATTTTCACATGACTAAGGATGAGGAGTTGGCCGCCTTGATGAGCTTCATTGCCGGTACCAGCGCCAACGCACTTCCCCCAATCGATTCCGAGAACGAACTTTCTCTTGAAGGATTCTTACCGTTCGATCCTCGCTCACCCCATGCTAAGGCTGAACTTGAGGAGCTGGTTCGTACTCAATGGGAAATTAATCCCATCATGGTTCTGGGTAACATGCGTGACCCCATGATGCGTGAAGCGCGAGCTCTGTTCAAGAGATACAACGTCAAACCTGCCCCTTTTTATGTTGACATCGATCAGCGATCAGATTCCGCCTATCTCTCAGCCACTCTCGAGCACATTCTTGGCAAGCAAACTGGTCCTTATGTTCTGCTTGCAGGCAAAAATATCGGCAGTACCTCTAAGCTTATTGAGCTTGAGACGAAAGGAGACCTCATTGATACCGTCAAGGGGGCAGGAGCTTCCATAGCtaagaagttgaagaagaataagcatcaaaaagaagaagagcgaaaAGAGAACGAGCGAGTTCTTGGCCCTCAACGGATTGAAGACGCCTGA